The Trueperaceae bacterium genome window below encodes:
- a CDS encoding mismatch-specific DNA-glycosylase: MLSAAGDDDTPVERGVLAPDLKIVFVAFEPGPADIRLRHHHARRNNQFWRLLAQSGLTPRRLEPKEDERLPDFGLGLLSVVPRGSGPAGRRLTELVRRCPPRVLAFTGKGVYLAASGEKDAAWGPQAEGIFEGVADFVLPSPSGKARMTFAAKLHYYAELAAAVDRS, translated from the coding sequence ATGCTTTCCGCCGCCGGCGATGACGACACGCCTGTCGAGCGGGGCGTGTTGGCGCCAGACCTGAAGATCGTCTTCGTCGCCTTCGAACCGGGACCTGCCGATATCCGGCTCCGGCACCATCATGCCCGTCGCAACAACCAGTTCTGGCGGCTGCTGGCTCAGTCGGGCCTCACCCCCAGGCGGCTCGAGCCGAAGGAAGATGAACGCCTCCCCGATTTCGGCCTCGGGCTCCTTAGCGTCGTCCCAAGAGGCTCAGGGCCGGCAGGCAGACGGCTCACGGAACTGGTGCGGAGATGCCCTCCACGGGTGCTGGCCTTCACCGGCAAGGGTGTGTACCTGGCCGCTTCAGGCGAGAAGGACGCAGCGTGGGGACCGCAGGCGGAGGGGATATTCGAGGGCGTCGCCGACTTCGTGCTGCCCTCTCCCAGCGGCAAGGCGCGGATGACCTTCGCAGCGAAGCTTCACTACTACGCCGAGTTGGCCGCCGCCGTCGATCGTTCGTAG